A genomic stretch from Roseiconus lacunae includes:
- a CDS encoding HEAT repeat domain-containing protein — protein MTSPLVRTPRLATAYRRLLNTSDAPQYAAEVNEHYSPATLARLLRQGDVELRRASAMALGLLGNSRSIEPLGRALCDADRGVRLVADDSFRGLLLRDASPTHHQQLLKVMHLTDGGEYAAALAPAMILAGQAPQYAEAHFQLACCWQGLDNPTKAAQAYTACLWRCRYHYGAWQALARCQMLAGEYPQAIRSLQRCLDISPDTENARVQLRSLRRHMRRSDA, from the coding sequence GTGACTTCACCTCTAGTGCGAACGCCCCGATTGGCCACCGCCTACCGGCGCCTACTGAACACATCCGATGCCCCTCAGTACGCAGCCGAAGTCAACGAACATTATTCGCCTGCGACCTTGGCCCGATTGCTGCGTCAAGGCGACGTGGAACTGCGCCGCGCCTCGGCGATGGCCCTCGGTCTGCTCGGCAACAGCCGGTCGATCGAGCCGCTCGGCCGCGCCCTCTGTGACGCGGACCGTGGCGTGCGGTTGGTCGCCGACGATTCCTTCCGTGGCCTGCTATTGCGTGACGCATCGCCGACTCATCACCAGCAGTTGCTTAAAGTGATGCACCTGACCGACGGTGGCGAGTACGCCGCGGCACTAGCACCGGCCATGATCCTGGCGGGACAGGCACCGCAGTATGCCGAGGCACACTTCCAGCTCGCGTGTTGCTGGCAAGGCCTTGATAATCCCACCAAAGCCGCGCAGGCCTACACCGCATGTTTGTGGCGTTGCCGGTATCATTACGGCGCATGGCAAGCCCTCGCGCGATGCCAGATGCTGGCCGGTGAGTACCCACAGGCAATCCGTTCGTTGCAGCGATGCCTGGACATTTCTCCAGACACCGAGAACGCACGGGTCCAGCTACGGTCGCTACGGCGTCACATGCGCCGCTCCGACGCGTAA